Proteins encoded together in one Desulfuromonadales bacterium window:
- the cobU gene encoding bifunctional adenosylcobinamide kinase/adenosylcobinamide-phosphate guanylyltransferase: MARVTYITGGARSGKSGFAQSLAERCEGTLLYVATAGIGDAEMAERVLRHRAGRGTRWETLEEPLALAGRLPPAAAGKGGILLDCVTLWLCNLLFHCDESESGVWQEVERFITLWPSLSAPLFIVSNEVGSGIVPDNRLSRQFRDLAGEVNQRLAAAADEAWLVVSGLPLRLK; encoded by the coding sequence ATGGCCCGTGTGACCTACATCACCGGCGGCGCCCGCTCGGGCAAGAGCGGCTTTGCCCAGTCGCTGGCCGAGCGCTGCGAAGGGACTCTGCTTTATGTCGCCACCGCCGGCATCGGCGACGCCGAGATGGCCGAGCGGGTGCTGCGGCACCGGGCCGGCCGCGGGACGCGCTGGGAAACCCTGGAGGAACCGCTGGCGCTGGCCGGGCGGCTGCCGCCGGCGGCAGCAGGCAAGGGGGGGATTCTACTCGACTGCGTCACTCTCTGGCTGTGCAACCTCCTCTTTCACTGCGACGAGAGCGAATCCGGCGTCTGGCAGGAAGTGGAGCGCTTTATCACCCTGTGGCCGTCGCTGTCCGCCCCGCTCTTCATCGTTTCCAACGAGGTTGGCTCGGGAATCGTGCCGGACAACCGTCTTTCCCGACAGTTCCGCGACCTGGCCGGCGAGGTCAATCAGCGTCTGGCCGCCGCGGCCGACGAGGCCTGGCTGGTGGTTTCCGGGCTGCCGCTGCGGTTGAAGTGA
- a CDS encoding cob(I)yrinic acid a,c-diamide adenosyltransferase, translated as MLMTDLSREGFGRPPQVTPNSFYESGVFLFTRIFNEFAGRAGHGQGMQQGQIQVYTGEGKGKTTAAIGLVVRALGQGLQVLLVRFLKPAEPPSGEIAFLQKVAGVEILTSGLGIIGGQPDREAVARSVRETFAAARRRIAAGGLDLVVLDEVNNAVHRGYLPLDEVLDWLDARPAGVELVLTGRQAPVEILARAHLVTRMEKLKHPYDAGVPARRGIEY; from the coding sequence ATGCTGATGACCGACCTTTCGCGGGAGGGGTTCGGACGGCCGCCGCAGGTGACCCCGAACTCTTTTTACGAGTCCGGGGTTTTTTTGTTCACTCGAATATTCAATGAGTTTGCCGGCCGAGCCGGCCACGGGCAGGGGATGCAGCAGGGACAAATCCAGGTCTACACGGGAGAGGGAAAGGGCAAGACCACGGCAGCGATCGGCCTCGTGGTGCGCGCTCTGGGCCAGGGGCTGCAGGTGTTGCTGGTCCGCTTCCTCAAGCCGGCCGAACCGCCGAGCGGCGAAATTGCTTTTCTGCAGAAGGTCGCAGGGGTGGAAATCCTCACCTCGGGGCTCGGCATCATCGGCGGCCAGCCGGACCGGGAGGCGGTTGCCCGCAGCGTCCGCGAGACCTTCGCCGCCGCCCGGCGCAGAATCGCCGCCGGTGGTCTCGACCTGGTGGTGCTGGACGAGGTCAACAACGCCGTGCACCGGGGGTACCTGCCGCTGGACGAAGTGCTCGACTGGCTCGATGCGCGGCCGGCCGGCGTCGAACTGGTGCTGACCGGCCGCCAGGCCCCGGTCGAAATCCTGGCCCGGGCGCACCTGGTGACCCGAATGGAGAAGCTGAAGCATCCCTATGATGCCGGGGTGCCGGCCCGGCGAGGAATCGAGTACTGA
- a CDS encoding PQ-loop repeat-containing protein yields MQWLGLVGGLMVAFGFVPQIIKVLRTRSTGDLSVYMLLSILVGGIFYTAYAIFAGDPVFITINLLATTNTLVLLLLKLRYR; encoded by the coding sequence ATGCAGTGGCTCGGCCTGGTCGGCGGCCTGATGGTCGCCTTCGGTTTTGTCCCCCAGATCATCAAGGTTCTGCGTACCCGCTCGACCGGCGACCTTTCGGTTTACATGCTCCTCTCCATTCTCGTCGGTGGCATCTTCTATACCGCCTACGCCATCTTCGCCGGCGATCCGGTCTTTATCACCATTAATCTGCTGGCCACCACCAATACCCTGGTATTGCTGCTGCTCAAGCTCCGCTACCGCTGA